In Spartobacteria bacterium, one DNA window encodes the following:
- a CDS encoding LamG domain-containing protein translates to MTQHVQERQPNGKSSMKSQTWFDKLGWGQCAWIGMTVAGLFFGVAHAVADGTNTVSLKFPADMVLPLNHVDTYFSSNNVSLYQQGGGSAGVRLSGGVIKYPVATNTSSPAVAYKLASSDFGHNIEHDKPDAYLGEPLDPPELEDGYSIDWSYMLSNGIPDGASAVYSPSVPAVYATQGGVLYLNWLVVNSADESVTTNQVTYTVANSSTGRPYRIYWTDDPYNAPPVSLAGQFYKIYYTVDCPAAVYQVTTNVNGIITSNVLYGVYTDSASNLRVAASDDNHVEGLFLLQYFKTGNYKEQTGMIVVEAKRPNITTVDADIGSPIWPVSAGYDTDGLEAIVTQSSGSDGTSYLFQQSGGTKDGWVFPVGSTLAEPWNIEIYWEAPDLMGTYWPFEVDWYAADWPDDPQLFVRGDGIGGDYGANVYVPSSMVASVMSYQEPPDHASIVSNNIFVTTTNNGLSLLRLDTDSDVWFVPVKSVGRTYSRFDLTGKVWDIGKEIRPFESAWSMNFPQYTSCLKVDELELADSFSLECWIYTPNLAVVTNGELVIFDQNTQAYSDYHDYNTIVRLQIEPANGSTEALCLNGYMSSGNSSADYVVDTYSATPLESYTWYHVMFTYDSTLGEASLYVNGELQQTDKVKGSRLSGSSAFYIGRRNNDGSESLQTNFRGLIDEVRIWTRALSESQAYSIYDGEMKGYSLDQLRSAGLQAYWPMSPDNIQNATDTSFELKDVAGGITATAYFDAVLLPEGAVGLCGLDGYSAYHGYIYTPFGTDYNADLYAESSSASPNANSYIYGVNTNSSLEVWWSQEMKQDDMPDPMYFPAQVQHYDNQWPESASEMVLASFAGSSAGNVAETGAALVLNPDRDSYAQAQSGVYFDGDFTIEGWVFLNKLTPYARLLEYGNGPGTNSIMLSVTAGSECRPYLDIFDSYGNASSFNATSLIPTGRWVHVAATWSDGIGTLYIDGNEAGSAANMISPEKVVRHQNYIGHSEWDDSAHPPMDGMVDEVRIWDSARTLQQIRYDMFANYELQTVDGLVMNLPFDEGEGVLTRDVVSGKWVLCKRAEWVEPGAPKATRHVYSSDENASIYYRNTSTDDGYNPNEEHAFITEYAGGYTVFALRDDLNRAGESEPYVLVNYQDTDTDTWKMDLFHVVRTNRLYQKFELEMTAGEVQPGPIPLTLLPNPWTSATTCDQGPGWRDRELVWWAKASTDTNDWQYATNEIAGKMIMRNYYPMQSSFWFPNIAAADQPAVQTPIPWLYDTTTNFWVIPNYPTKYDPIAVCWTVSWPTNVAQLDVGQTLTTAEGDLPDIWDQNSVDLLYQQSKVRTSVDSVSLYDPIQDQSGTLSYSLEEYGLETTGDHPAIYNRNGKYYFSDLSPDISGRLYFDPARSEGNLRFEGQDVAGLTQSYLLVNVLSDEQRQQVLDLVLGNVDSSNEYTDVQQDWNLTVSQLATSIVPEESNIPFDHLALTALGTGTGYITLVMNNATNQAMGVASSDPISMSVIQVTSNLTPGVVIPLEDGYNTLSDQMTMLHSLDFAGTQQHFEYDWRRHDPNADGTTPDDPDGSLVYEQGTGVYAVVIGGESATLDDMVNRFFAVRYRAVSSNAVAVCGTNWSEFTSFALSEGWVQRVLNAITPFEQRMRDLYDNEVETDGSMIQQAGAPYAGDVALNMDSVENVGLIQLYQTVLNRAIDLSLNQGIDSINANQQLMLAATRLNDLYMLLGNEAYSDAQDPTVGFGSTQSPVTGGSIDYGQMASSLFCFDNQVPTLLDEELALLRGVGTSNLSPGTDVYPVENRLWWNFTKGITAGEVAYAMNYNIKGLTNAIIDATVAKEYYPQGHGDAWGYYLDALWGYYSLMQYTNFDWGAPSITPMLMNDVTIDADYFDEEKFAQSAAAMARTGRDIVHRTYCKAYTEYSDGTLFPGYTDSNPDRAWGVSEWGSRAGMGAFYNWVAAQSLLPMPSDWQDTDASVTFSPDSYVALPDSVGFEGDFTIEAWVKLREFAPYAEALSFGTGSLTNNVFLSLSDNAALRPYLDIVDESGHSTSVSSDMLLDADTWYHIAVVLEDTTASLYINGELHGTQTGMNVPIGVIRTSNRLGLSDLGDSSHHTVPGKLSDVRIWDTARVQSDIQNDMNRRLAGTETGLFAYWPMNTGSGTMVYDLTRKGLNGSFAGDVSWSEDSPDLSISADFTDEGILKIDRSTVPALDELASTSRSIQREVDNADQCLNPLGLSRDAVLFDISPAALESGQSHFEQIEERAEKALVNAKSAFDAASEAGKVLRQQSESIYNFQTANASQERSYKKQLIEIYGYPYEDDIGTGRTYSEGYDGPDLYHYMYVDMAALGWSGTDIEPVDAFTYEFKADNDASYYMSYGFDTNAVAGTQKDGVTNTLTFSWAENGLPVMPSEWSGQRRAVGKLQTAWSDYLLAHLAYEKAVEYYEQRIALCDAGLTYYTETWYPQNEHIQNENIDLAVYEAGMKTVIKSASFIKDYKKMTALSKSMVISNAIADLPSSEIVGMSDGGDIFFAVRAALTAQNAAAAYIGSWGDLFSKHWTEALEITDAIWGLANKIDQAEWTFDSGNHSQQASLKEKTRDLQEALWDVKRAFETLNAAYNHYAVVLTEGERLLQEREVTREAAANQVASGRYRDMAFRLWRSDLLQRYASSFDLAAMYTYLAAKAYDYETAMLSTDAANDPGSKFLASVVKARTLGSISDAGEPLVGGKQGDPGLADILARMKANWSVLEGRLGFNNPEKETSQISLRSELFRILPGADGDENWRNALEACKVDDLFELDVFRRYCQPFTSQDGLNQKEPGLVIPFSSTIDYARNFFGKELAGGDHAFDSSHFATKIRSVGIWLSNYNANVSTTGLGLADTPRVYIVPAGSDAQRSPTDSSGTARYWKVLDQAVPVPYALDDDDLDTTDYIPLYDSLSGGFAELRRYASMRAYHDSGTYDESQFNSSSRLVGRSVWNTQWYLIIPAGTLNANRTLALESFINGTSLDGNGVKDIKIMFETYSNAGN, encoded by the coding sequence ATGACACAGCATGTGCAGGAACGGCAACCAAACGGGAAGAGCAGTATGAAATCACAAACATGGTTTGATAAATTGGGCTGGGGGCAATGTGCATGGATCGGAATGACAGTGGCAGGGCTGTTTTTCGGAGTGGCCCATGCCGTCGCAGATGGTACGAATACGGTTTCTCTGAAATTTCCGGCGGATATGGTGCTGCCTCTGAACCATGTCGATACGTATTTTTCCAGCAACAATGTGTCGCTTTATCAGCAGGGGGGCGGCAGTGCCGGCGTCCGGCTGTCGGGCGGGGTCATCAAATATCCGGTGGCCACCAATACCAGTTCTCCCGCAGTTGCTTACAAGTTGGCTTCGTCCGATTTCGGGCACAACATTGAACATGATAAACCGGATGCGTATTTAGGCGAGCCACTGGATCCTCCGGAACTCGAAGACGGGTATTCCATCGATTGGTCGTACATGCTGAGCAACGGGATTCCCGATGGGGCATCGGCCGTTTATTCTCCGTCGGTGCCTGCGGTTTATGCCACGCAGGGCGGGGTTTTGTATCTTAACTGGCTGGTCGTCAACAGCGCGGACGAATCGGTTACAACCAATCAGGTGACGTACACCGTTGCCAACAGCTCTACCGGCCGGCCGTATCGTATTTACTGGACCGACGATCCCTACAATGCGCCACCGGTCAGTCTGGCAGGACAGTTCTATAAAATTTACTACACCGTGGATTGTCCGGCAGCGGTCTATCAGGTCACCACGAATGTCAACGGAATCATAACCAGCAATGTCCTGTACGGGGTCTATACCGATTCGGCCAGTAATCTGCGTGTGGCAGCCAGTGATGACAACCATGTAGAAGGATTGTTTCTGCTGCAGTATTTCAAAACCGGAAATTACAAAGAGCAAACCGGTATGATTGTGGTGGAAGCAAAACGCCCGAATATCACGACTGTGGACGCCGACATTGGCAGTCCCATCTGGCCGGTAAGTGCCGGTTATGATACCGACGGGCTGGAAGCCATCGTGACGCAGTCTTCCGGGAGCGACGGAACCAGTTATTTGTTTCAGCAGAGCGGCGGGACAAAAGACGGCTGGGTTTTCCCCGTTGGTTCCACCCTGGCAGAACCGTGGAACATTGAGATTTATTGGGAAGCACCGGATTTGATGGGGACCTACTGGCCTTTTGAAGTGGACTGGTATGCGGCGGACTGGCCTGATGATCCGCAGTTGTTTGTGCGGGGCGACGGCATCGGCGGCGATTACGGGGCCAATGTCTACGTTCCCTCCAGCATGGTGGCATCGGTGATGTCCTATCAGGAACCTCCGGATCATGCATCCATCGTTTCTAATAATATTTTTGTGACGACGACCAACAACGGGCTGTCGCTGCTTCGCTTAGATACCGATAGCGATGTCTGGTTTGTTCCCGTCAAATCCGTGGGCCGCACGTACAGCCGTTTTGACCTTACAGGCAAAGTGTGGGACATCGGTAAGGAGATCCGTCCTTTTGAATCTGCCTGGAGCATGAATTTCCCGCAGTATACATCCTGCCTGAAGGTTGATGAGCTTGAACTGGCCGACAGTTTTTCGCTGGAATGCTGGATCTACACGCCGAATCTGGCGGTGGTGACCAATGGGGAACTGGTGATATTTGATCAGAATACCCAGGCCTACAGCGATTATCATGATTACAATACCATTGTCCGCCTGCAAATCGAACCGGCCAATGGCTCAACAGAGGCTCTGTGTCTGAACGGGTATATGAGCAGCGGCAATTCTTCCGCCGACTATGTGGTGGATACCTATTCTGCGACCCCTCTAGAATCCTATACCTGGTACCATGTGATGTTTACTTACGACAGTACTCTGGGGGAGGCGAGTCTGTATGTGAATGGAGAACTTCAGCAGACGGATAAGGTCAAAGGCTCCCGGCTGTCCGGTTCCTCAGCTTTTTATATCGGACGCCGTAATAACGACGGCAGTGAATCATTGCAGACGAATTTTCGCGGTCTGATCGATGAAGTCCGTATCTGGACCAGAGCGCTGAGTGAATCGCAGGCCTACAGTATCTATGATGGCGAAATGAAAGGCTATTCGCTGGATCAGTTGCGGTCGGCAGGATTACAGGCTTACTGGCCCATGAGCCCCGACAATATACAGAATGCCACCGATACCAGTTTTGAATTAAAGGATGTGGCTGGCGGGATAACGGCTACAGCCTATTTTGATGCCGTGCTCCTTCCGGAAGGTGCGGTGGGATTATGCGGACTGGATGGCTATTCGGCCTATCACGGCTACATCTATACGCCTTTTGGCACCGATTATAATGCCGACTTGTATGCCGAATCGTCTTCGGCTTCTCCCAATGCCAATAGCTATATTTACGGCGTCAATACCAACAGTTCGCTGGAAGTCTGGTGGTCTCAGGAGATGAAGCAGGACGATATGCCCGACCCCATGTATTTCCCCGCACAGGTCCAGCATTATGACAATCAATGGCCGGAGTCGGCGTCCGAAATGGTCCTGGCATCCTTTGCCGGCAGCAGTGCAGGGAATGTGGCGGAAACCGGAGCGGCACTTGTACTGAATCCCGATCGCGACAGCTATGCGCAGGCTCAGTCCGGGGTTTATTTCGACGGCGATTTCACCATTGAGGGTTGGGTTTTTCTGAATAAACTTACTCCTTATGCCCGGTTGTTAGAATATGGTAACGGTCCCGGTACAAATAGTATCATGCTGAGTGTCACGGCAGGTTCGGAATGTCGACCCTATCTGGATATCTTTGATTCCTATGGCAATGCATCATCATTTAATGCAACATCGTTGATTCCTACCGGTCGTTGGGTACATGTGGCGGCCACCTGGTCTGACGGAATTGGAACCCTGTATATCGATGGTAACGAGGCCGGTTCGGCTGCCAACATGATTTCGCCGGAGAAAGTCGTCCGGCATCAGAATTATATCGGGCACAGCGAATGGGATGATTCCGCACACCCTCCCATGGATGGCATGGTCGATGAAGTGCGCATTTGGGATTCCGCCCGCACGCTGCAACAAATTCGCTACGATATGTTTGCCAACTATGAATTGCAGACCGTCGATGGATTGGTCATGAACCTGCCCTTTGATGAAGGGGAGGGCGTGCTAACCCGCGATGTGGTCAGCGGTAAATGGGTTTTGTGCAAACGGGCCGAATGGGTGGAACCGGGGGCACCGAAAGCCACGCGACATGTTTATTCGTCCGACGAAAATGCGTCGATTTATTACCGCAATACCTCCACCGATGACGGCTATAATCCCAACGAGGAACATGCCTTTATCACCGAATATGCCGGCGGATATACCGTTTTTGCTCTGCGTGACGATCTGAATCGGGCCGGTGAGTCCGAACCTTATGTGCTGGTGAATTATCAGGATACGGATACAGACACGTGGAAAATGGATCTGTTCCATGTGGTTCGTACGAATAGGCTGTATCAGAAATTTGAACTGGAAATGACGGCGGGTGAAGTACAGCCCGGGCCGATCCCGCTGACGCTGCTCCCAAATCCCTGGACATCCGCTACGACCTGTGATCAGGGACCCGGCTGGCGTGATCGTGAATTGGTCTGGTGGGCAAAGGCATCAACGGATACCAATGACTGGCAGTATGCCACCAATGAGATCGCCGGAAAAATGATCATGCGGAACTATTATCCCATGCAGTCGTCCTTCTGGTTCCCGAATATCGCCGCAGCGGATCAGCCTGCTGTGCAGACGCCTATCCCGTGGTTATATGACACGACCACAAATTTTTGGGTGATACCGAATTATCCAACGAAATATGATCCGATTGCTGTCTGTTGGACGGTTTCCTGGCCTACCAATGTGGCGCAGCTGGATGTGGGACAGACTCTGACCACCGCAGAAGGTGATCTGCCGGACATTTGGGATCAGAACAGCGTCGATTTGCTTTATCAGCAGTCCAAAGTGCGTACAAGTGTCGACAGTGTGTCGCTTTATGATCCGATTCAGGATCAGTCGGGGACGCTGTCGTATTCCTTGGAGGAATACGGACTGGAAACCACTGGCGATCATCCGGCCATTTACAATCGCAACGGAAAATATTATTTCAGCGATCTTTCGCCGGATATCAGCGGTCGCCTGTATTTCGATCCGGCTCGTAGCGAAGGCAATTTGCGTTTCGAAGGACAGGATGTCGCTGGATTAACTCAGTCTTACCTACTGGTGAATGTGCTTAGCGATGAGCAGCGTCAGCAAGTGCTGGATCTTGTACTGGGGAATGTCGATTCCAGCAATGAATACACCGATGTGCAGCAGGATTGGAATCTGACTGTCAGTCAGCTGGCCACAAGTATTGTCCCTGAAGAATCCAATATTCCCTTTGATCATCTGGCACTGACGGCACTGGGCACCGGCACCGGCTATATTACGCTGGTGATGAATAATGCCACCAATCAGGCCATGGGCGTGGCGTCTTCTGATCCCATCAGCATGTCGGTGATTCAGGTGACGAGCAATTTGACTCCCGGCGTCGTGATTCCATTGGAAGATGGCTATAACACGCTGTCCGATCAGATGACCATGCTGCATTCATTGGATTTTGCCGGTACACAGCAGCATTTTGAATACGATTGGCGTCGCCATGATCCCAATGCCGATGGAACCACCCCCGATGATCCTGATGGCAGCCTGGTTTATGAGCAGGGAACCGGCGTTTACGCGGTGGTGATCGGTGGGGAATCAGCGACCTTGGACGATATGGTGAACCGCTTCTTCGCCGTTCGCTATCGGGCGGTCAGTTCCAATGCGGTCGCAGTATGCGGAACGAACTGGAGTGAATTTACCTCCTTTGCTCTGTCGGAAGGCTGGGTGCAGCGGGTACTGAATGCTATCACGCCCTTCGAACAGCGCATGCGCGATCTCTATGATAACGAAGTGGAAACCGACGGATCCATGATTCAGCAGGCCGGTGCACCCTATGCCGGGGATGTGGCACTGAATATGGATTCCGTAGAAAATGTGGGGTTGATCCAGCTCTATCAGACGGTTCTGAATCGAGCCATTGATTTGAGTCTGAATCAGGGGATCGACAGCATTAACGCCAATCAGCAGCTGATGCTGGCCGCCACCCGCCTGAATGATTTGTATATGCTGCTGGGCAACGAAGCCTACAGCGATGCGCAGGATCCCACCGTGGGATTTGGTTCGACACAATCGCCTGTAACGGGCGGGTCCATCGATTACGGACAAATGGCGTCGTCGCTGTTCTGTTTCGATAATCAGGTGCCGACCCTGCTGGACGAAGAACTGGCACTGCTGCGCGGCGTGGGAACATCAAACCTGTCGCCGGGCACCGATGTTTATCCTGTGGAAAACCGTCTGTGGTGGAACTTTACCAAGGGCATCACTGCCGGTGAAGTGGCCTATGCCATGAATTATAATATAAAAGGCCTGACCAATGCGATTATTGATGCAACCGTTGCCAAGGAATACTATCCGCAGGGTCACGGTGATGCCTGGGGCTATTATCTGGATGCCCTCTGGGGTTATTATTCTTTGATGCAGTATACCAATTTCGATTGGGGGGCGCCGTCCATTACTCCCATGCTCATGAATGATGTGACGATTGATGCGGATTACTTCGACGAAGAGAAATTTGCGCAGTCTGCCGCCGCGATGGCGCGTACCGGCAGGGACATTGTGCATCGCACCTATTGCAAAGCCTACACAGAATACAGCGATGGAACGTTGTTCCCGGGATATACCGACAGCAATCCCGATCGTGCCTGGGGCGTCAGTGAATGGGGAAGTCGTGCCGGTATGGGTGCCTTTTATAACTGGGTGGCCGCTCAGTCACTGCTGCCGATGCCGTCGGACTGGCAGGATACCGATGCGTCCGTGACTTTCAGCCCCGACAGCTATGTGGCATTGCCTGACTCCGTCGGATTCGAAGGTGATTTCACCATAGAGGCCTGGGTGAAACTGCGCGAATTCGCGCCCTATGCCGAAGCCCTTTCTTTTGGTACGGGTTCGCTGACCAACAATGTGTTCCTTTCTCTGTCAGATAATGCAGCCCTGCGACCCTATCTGGATATCGTGGATGAATCCGGGCATTCGACGTCGGTTTCTTCCGATATGCTGCTCGATGCCGATACCTGGTATCATATTGCTGTGGTGCTGGAGGATACCACCGCATCGCTCTACATCAATGGCGAATTGCATGGCACACAGACGGGTATGAATGTGCCTATTGGCGTCATTCGCACATCCAATCGGCTGGGTCTGTCGGATTTGGGCGATTCTTCCCACCATACCGTTCCCGGCAAACTCAGCGATGTGCGGATCTGGGATACCGCCCGCGTGCAAAGCGATATTCAAAATGATATGAATCGCCGTCTGGCCGGCACGGAAACCGGTTTGTTTGCCTATTGGCCCATGAATACGGGCAGCGGCACCATGGTTTATGATCTGACGCGCAAGGGATTAAACGGATCTTTTGCGGGCGATGTCTCCTGGTCCGAGGATAGTCCGGATCTCAGCATCTCGGCGGACTTTACGGATGAGGGAATCCTGAAAATAGATCGTTCTACCGTTCCCGCACTGGATGAACTGGCATCGACGTCGCGGTCGATTCAGCGCGAAGTGGATAATGCCGATCAGTGTCTGAATCCGCTTGGATTGTCCCGGGATGCGGTGCTGTTTGATATCAGCCCAGCCGCATTGGAATCCGGTCAGTCGCATTTCGAACAGATCGAGGAACGTGCGGAAAAAGCACTGGTGAATGCGAAATCGGCTTTTGATGCCGCCAGCGAGGCGGGTAAAGTCCTTCGCCAGCAGTCGGAATCCATCTATAATTTCCAGACGGCCAACGCGTCGCAGGAACGTTCCTATAAGAAGCAGCTGATCGAGATTTATGGCTATCCCTATGAAGATGATATCGGAACCGGTCGTACCTACAGTGAAGGCTACGACGGTCCGGATTTATATCATTACATGTACGTCGATATGGCGGCATTGGGATGGAGCGGCACCGATATCGAGCCGGTGGATGCCTTTACCTATGAATTTAAAGCCGATAACGACGCGTCATACTACATGAGCTATGGTTTCGACACCAATGCCGTGGCGGGAACTCAGAAGGATGGGGTCACCAACACCCTGACCTTTTCCTGGGCGGAAAACGGACTGCCGGTCATGCCCTCGGAATGGAGCGGCCAACGCCGTGCGGTGGGCAAACTCCAAACAGCCTGGTCGGATTATCTGCTGGCTCATCTCGCCTATGAAAAGGCCGTGGAATATTATGAGCAGCGCATTGCGTTATGCGATGCCGGTCTAACGTATTATACGGAAACATGGTATCCGCAGAATGAGCACATCCAAAATGAAAATATTGATTTGGCAGTCTATGAAGCGGGTATGAAAACAGTGATTAAGTCTGCCAGTTTCATAAAGGATTATAAGAAAATGACCGCGCTGAGTAAGTCCATGGTGATTAGCAATGCCATTGCCGATCTGCCTTCGTCAGAAATTGTGGGGATGTCGGATGGAGGCGATATCTTTTTCGCTGTTCGTGCGGCACTGACAGCTCAGAATGCGGCTGCTGCCTATATTGGATCATGGGGTGATCTGTTCAGTAAGCATTGGACCGAGGCGTTAGAGATAACGGATGCGATCTGGGGACTGGCGAACAAAATTGATCAGGCGGAGTGGACCTTTGACTCGGGAAATCACTCCCAGCAGGCGTCTCTTAAGGAGAAAACCCGCGATCTGCAGGAAGCGTTATGGGACGTGAAACGTGCTTTTGAGACGCTTAATGCGGCATACAACCATTATGCGGTCGTGCTGACCGAAGGCGAACGCCTGCTGCAGGAGCGCGAAGTTACGCGTGAAGCGGCCGCCAATCAGGTGGCATCCGGTCGCTATCGTGATATGGCCTTCCGTTTGTGGCGCAGTGATCTGCTGCAGCGGTATGCCTCCAGCTTTGATCTGGCTGCCATGTATACCTATCTGGCCGCCAAAGCCTACGACTATGAAACCGCCATGCTGTCCACCGATGCCGCTAACGATCCGGGCAGTAAATTCCTCGCCTCAGTGGTCAAAGCCCGCACACTGGGTTCCATAAGCGATGCCGGCGAACCGTTGGTAGGCGGAAAACAGGGTGATCCCGGTCTGGCCGATATTCTGGCGCGCATGAAGGCGAACTGGAGTGTGTTGGAAGGACGTCTCGGCTTTAATAACCCCGAAAAGGAAACCAGTCAGATATCCCTCCGTTCAGAATTGTTCCGCATTCTGCCGGGCGCAGACGGCGATGAAAACTGGCGCAATGCCCTTGAAGCCTGCAAGGTCGATGACCTGTTCGAACTGGATGTATTCCGTCGCTACTGTCAGCCCTTCACCAGTCAGGATGGACTGAATCAGAAGGAACCCGGACTCGTGATTCCCTTCAGTTCCACCATTGATTATGCGCGGAATTTCTTCGGCAAAGAATTGGCGGGTGGCGATCACGCCTTTGATTCGTCCCATTTTGCCACAAAAATCCGCAGTGTCGGCATCTGGCTCAGTAATTACAATGCCAACGTGTCGACCACCGGACTCGGTCTCGCCGATACCCCGCGCGTATACATCGTGCCCGCCGGCAGCGACGCCCAGCGTTCGCCTACGGATTCTTCCGGCACCGCCCGTTATTGGAAGGTGCTCGATCAGGCCGTTCCCGTGCCCTATGCCCTGGATGACGATGATCTGGATACCACCGATTACATTCCGCTCTACGATTCCCTCAGCGGTGGATTTGCCGAATTGCGCCGATACGCCTCCATGCGTGCCTATCATGATTCGGGCACCTATGACGAAAGCCAGTTCAACAGCAGTTCCCGCCTCGTCGGACGCAGCGTGTGGAATACCCAGTGGTACCTGATTATCCCCGCCGGCACATTAAACGCCAACCGCACCCTCGCCCTGGAATCCTTCATCAACGGCACCTCATTGGACGGAAACGGCGTAAAAGATATAAAAATCATGTTCGAAACCTATTCCAACGCAGGGAATTGA